A genomic region of Fusarium oxysporum Fo47 chromosome VI, complete sequence contains the following coding sequences:
- a CDS encoding superoxide dismutase, with protein MVKAVSVLRGDSKVSGTVIFEQESESAPTTITWDITGNDPNAKRGFHIHTFGDNTNGCTSAGPHFNPHNKTHGAPSDETRHVGDLGNLETDGQGNAKGSVTDSLIKLIGPHSIIGRTVVVHAGTDDLGKGDNEESLKTGNAGPRPACGVIGISN; from the exons ATGGTCAAGGCTG TGAGCGTTCTCCGCGGTGACTCTAAGGTCTCCGGCACCGTCATCTTCGAGCAGGAGTCCGAATCTGCCCCTACCACCATCACCTGGGACATCACCGGTAACGATCCCAACGCCAAACGAGGATTCCACATCCACACCTTCGGTGATAACACCAACGGATGCACTTCCGCTGGTCCTCACT TCAACCCTCACAACAAGACCCACGGTGCTCCCTCTGACGAGACCCGTCACGTTGGAGACCTCGGAAACCTGGAGACCGATGGCCAGGGAAATGCTAAGGGCTCTGTCACCGACTCTCTTATCAAGCTGATTGGCCCGCACAGCATCATCGGT CGAACCGTCGTTGTCCACGCCGGCACCGACGATCTCGGCAAGGGTGATAACGAGGAGTCCCTCAAGACTGGTAACGCTGGTCCCCGACCTGCTTGCG GTGTCATCGGAATCTCCAACTAA
- a CDS encoding Metallo-dependent phosphatase-like protein — protein MITAPQRRLLVLLSTFFFVFSIFYCCSRLAALTVGPVEVEDEVLRPQVELLRADNPMSYGMYNRPRYDGIDLIRNLPSEYVPTAKNGRRLVVVGDIHGMLDPFEKLLKKIEFNPKTDHVIAVGDMINKGPKSSEVVARLMELKASAVRGNHEDRVILAWRGLSSQQGVAAYLDTKDAAKHRGEEAYLKTARSLSEAQMTWLRNLPVIISAESMALYFVHAGLVPGVPLPQQDAWAVMNMRTLRFPREEFRKKEIEKKRKQAEKQRQKELAKAQEDAQAKFQQRSFVPGEEGTDSHAHAARAEPAPADSAGAVLSTDEAAAERTNPDRDVWIPIDGHEGERWTDLWNSEQRKLRGPDRRSVIYGHDAKMGYQEDSYTFGLDSGCVKGNALTALVIQAKEDGGWKHSTHQVMCKKGWWSILGQAGYAFQLDGVMGHDNDNDGSFLVKIHRREFSRKLKVNSS, from the exons ATGATTACCGCACCACAGCGGCGTCTACTTGTCCTTCTCTCGACTTTCTTCTTCGTATTTAGCATTTTTTATTGCTGTTCGCGTCTCGCAGCATTGACAGTTGGACCTGTAGAGGTCGAGGACGAAGTCTTGCGTCCGCAAGTCGAACTTCTCAGAGCCGATAACCCCATGTCTTATGGCATGTATAACAGACCGCGCTACGATGGTATCGACCTCATCAGGAACCTACCGAGCGAATACGTCCCTACAGCAAAGAATGGAAGGAGGTTGGTCGTGGTTGGTGATATCCACGGCATGCTTGACCCCTTCGAGAAACTACTCAAGAAGATCGAATTCAACCCCAAGACAGACCACGTTATTGCAGTTGGCGATATGATTAACAAAGGTCCCAAGTCTTCCGAGGTCGTGGCTCGTCTCATGGAGCTCAAAGCCAGCGCGGTCCGCGGTAACCACGAAGATCGCGTCATTCTTGCATGGCGCGGCCTCAGTTCTCAGCAGGGCGTCGCCGCCTACCTCGATACGAAGGATGCCGCCAAGCACAGGGGCGAGGAGGCGTACTTGAAGACAGCTCGCAGTCTTTCCGAAGCGCAAATGACGTGGCTGAGAAACCTACCGGTCATTATATCTGCCGAATCTATGGCCCTCTACTTCGTGCACGCCGGTCTCGTCCCAGGCGTTCCACTCCCTCAACAAGACGCCTGGGCTGTCATGAACATGCGCACCTTGCGGTTTCCGCGCGAAGAATTCCGTAAGAAGGAAATTGAAAAGAAACGAAAGCAGGCCGAGAAGCAGCGACAAAAGGAGCTAGCCAAGGCGCAGGAGGACGCGCAGGCAAAGTTTCAGCAGCGCAGTTTCGTTCCCGGAGAAGAGGGCACCGACTCACATGCTCACGCTGCCCGCGCTGAACCCGCTCCAGCCGATTCTGCAGGTGCCGTATTGTCAACCGATGAAGCCGCCGCCGAACGCACGAACCCTGATCGCGATGTCTGGATTCCCATAGATGGCCACGAAGGTGAACGATGGACCGACCTATGGAATAGCGAGCAAAGGAAATTGCGAGGACCCGATCGTCGTTCTGTCATCTACGGCCACGATGCCAAGATGGGCTATCAGGAGGACTCATACACCTTCGGCCTCGACTCAGGTTGTGTCAAGGGTAACGCCCTGACTGCCCTGGTTATCCAGGCCAAGGAGGATGGCGGCTGGAAACATTCAACTCATCAGGTCATGTGCAAAAAGGGATGGTG GTCAATACTCGGGCAGGCGGGTTACGCATTTCAGTTAGATGGCGTTATGGGTCATGATAATGACAATGACGGGTCCTTTCTTGTCAAGATACATAGACGGGAGTTCTCACGTAAACTTAAAGTTAACAGTTCATGA
- a CDS encoding cytochrome c oxidase assembly protein PET191-domain-containing protein — protein sequence MPSSCKELREALAQCLQESDCVMVERNSAADCLREPLVNTLPLKCRQLKKGFGECKRGMVDMRKRFRGNMPVAYRTMEQAEEGQGYQLYAGRPAFAGGVKKTDGNEPIPQDWREVENEKWKAEQAAIEQQKK from the exons ATGCCCAGCTCATGCAAAGAACTGC GCGAAGCACTCGCGCAGTGTCTCCAAGAATCCGACTGTGTCATGGTTGAGCGCAACAGTGCCGCCGACTGCCTCCGCGAGCCCCTCGTCAACACCCTCCCGCTCAAGTGCCGACAGCTGAAGAAGGGCTTCGGCGAGTGCAAGCGTGGCATGGTGGATATGCGTAAAAGATTTCGAGGCAACATGCCCGTGGCATACCGTACGATGGAACAGGCCGAGGAGGGTCAAGGATACCAACTCTACGCCGGACGGCCAGCATTCGCGGGTGGTGTCAAGAAGACGGACGGAAACGAACCCATTCCTCAAGATTGGAGAGAAGTCGAGAATGAGAAGTGGAAGGCAGAACAGGCAGCCATagagcagcagaagaagtgA
- a CDS encoding Pal1 cell morphology protein-domain-containing protein, with translation MTLDDASNDRARQQATRRPMNGPPPRRGGENPPPENGSHRPSRSQEEALRARRMQGSGPRPQQSSPQRRAPPRRPRRNSESSLVDFDARPITEEEKRMIEAARRREYERQRRGEGKERGDRSDRDRDRDRRERGDREKTSRPSRKMDIIDQLDATSIYGTGLFHHDGPFDALNPHRNRQNARRAPMQAFPKDSLNNSLGGAGPLNARADHSVLMGNATDEAFRDFSAPSKARSKEPAIFDASGRDQIVHGDESVGLGTSTFLEGTPAARSAIQRHQAEQAQENMESGLQRKKSLAQRIRHINKGPRDYSQSGRPNGEYSRITPDAYPTAASTSSDNNPFFAEFGKGEEGFSVRPRDGSMTSNSPPGARRPSAGAVLERRATTDAATTLDDAPAKPTGLMGRMKSLKGRKPRPEIPSNGPGVPGTAV, from the exons ATGACTCTCGATGATGCTTCCAACGACCGAGCAAGACAGCAGGCCACTCGCCGACCGATGAACGGACCGCCTCCAAGACGCGGCGGCGAGAACCCGCCGCCTGAGAATGGCAGCCACCGCCCTTCGCGTTCCCAGGAAGAAGCTCTTCGTGCTCGAAGGATGCAAGGTTCTGGACCCCGACCGCAACAGAGCTCACCGCAACGACGTGCCCCACCACGACGTCCTCGACGGAATTCTGAGTCCTCTTTGGTCGATTTTGATGCGCGTCCAATcacagaggaggagaaaagaatGATCGAGGCGGCCCGACGACGTGAATACGAACGACAGCGTCGCGGAGAGGGCAAGGAGCGCGGTGATAGAAGCGACCGTGACCGTGACCGCGATCGTCGGGAGCGGGGAGATAGGGAGAAGACCAGTCGCCCCAGCAGAAAGATGGACATTATTGATCAACTTGATGCCACAAGCATTTACGGGACTGGAC TGTTCCATCATGATGGACCCTTCGACGCCCTGAACCCCCACCGAAATCGCCAAAACGCGAGACGTGCGCCAATGCAAGCCTTCCCCAAAGATTCACTAAACAATTCTCTTGGAGGCGCTGGACCGCTTAATGCTCGAGCTGACCATTCAGTTCTCATGGGAAATGCCACGGATGAGGCTTTCAGAGATTTTTCTGCACCTTCAAAAGCCCGTAGCAAGGAGCCTGCCATTTTTGATGCCTCGGGCCGAGACCAGATTGTTCATGGAGATGAGTCTGTTGGCCTAGGCACCTCAACTTTCTTGGAAGGGACCCCCGCTGCGCGAAGTGCCATTCAGCGCCACCAGGCTGAACAGGCTCAGGAAAACATGGAGAGTGGTCTACAGCGCAAGAAGTCGCTTGCACAGCGCATTCGCCACATTAATAAGGGTCCTCGCGATTATAGTCAGTCAGGGCGCCCCAATGGCGAATATTCCAGAATCACACCAGATGCCTATCCGACAGCAGCCAGCACCAGTTCAGACAACAATCCCTTCTTTGCCGAATTCGGTAAAGGCGAGGAGGGTTTCAGTGTAAGGCCACGAGATGGCTCAATGACATCCAACAGCCCTCCTGGAGCGAGACGCCCTTCTGCCGGAGCTGTCCTTGAGCGACGGGCGACAACTGATGCTGCTACAACTTTGGACGATGCCCCAGCAAAGCCTACCGGGCTTATGGGACGAATGAAGAGCTTAAAGGGACGGAAGCCTCGGCCAGAGATACCTAGCAACGGGCCCGGTGTGCCCGGAACGGCCGTTTAG
- a CDS encoding rab-GTPase-TBC domain-containing protein: protein MFSNLTNIVQKAQQLIDPTQGLNLSSSDRNPSKSSLFQSQFRLPASQTPLYEINAELTIPPSNATHGDKDQDRGWHYAGKLHLSEHFMCFSTTPTSFVQSASTSTSTAFTGQTHGGGPSGNGFTFPLCAIRRVERLNSQNFQFALALTTWNGLLADTPKDKDSKDKKDLREQRITIHLAGTRQSCERFCDGLKKGLRAGVGNVAKLRRVAAECYSEHLLRTEDRKNASPPDAGLGMLFRYPGDPKKLRDRAKMRLWAEYLRDNGRNFTLIRQPTFHKLIRVGLPNRLRGEIWELTSGSIYLRLENPALYTDTLAKFEGQESLAIDEIEKDLNRSLPEYPGFQSEDGINRLRRVLTAYSWVNTEVGYCQAMNIVVAALLIYMSEAQAFFLLSALCDRLVPGYYSTTMYGTLLDQKVFESLVERTMPILWDHLVKSDVQLSVVSLPWFLSLYINSMPLVFAFRVLDVFFVEGPKVLFQVGLAILRINGEELLDAADDGAFISVLKAYFSRLDESAHPKSENPKLRAVTRFQELMVVAFKEFAGITHSSITELRLKNKDAVLNNIENFAKRTAIRNLGPESKLLSTDELGSLYDRFYNILYERQQRDHMIQQEKLRRARSSRMRASEIFATHHDEVEKGRVGLGPSTSLMDYDAFREFLASMSKWAISDSPGATKYSNYDDRQNMFHSARRPSELMSPWGGGPEPADHEFLQRLFKRWDVDGSSALTLQNVVTGLAQIKGKRDIMGTITYFFELYDDDKDGKVDREGILRISEALLFLSRRGLEGTLSPGASSVLESDSASGQESQASLPPGISTNERFLGSVSAFIRRCFEYADPASGHNDTALAKPDDEDSRNAFAIGDEDEDEEDEEDLLGPESPTGTPTKAKKPSLSSESSLSTADNHDAASRRRVSKAKSEAANAALDPAHPLHLTLPTFRMVVLADELLEQFFESSFPASFHIIEGLPNTTSSASSLTTFSSLGFGARPPIPPPVGPPGAGRGLRGVLDNIVTDGMRVATEVRRRMEEAQKELEKNALPGQRPEEEEEDDDDLGVEVGVRKGPSGSSTDIERRSVRSSDRDLLDGADAEAGALSKPQEQSLLDVNPNEGRPRAGTATSTGSTGGSAVVEFEG from the exons ATGTTCTCAAACTTGACCAACATTGTCCAGAAAGCACAGCAGCTTATTGATCCTACCCAGGGACTCAATCTGTCCAGTTCCGACCGCAATCCTTCCAAGTCGTCCCTATTCCAAAGTCAATTCCGCCTCCCTGCCTCCCAGACACCCCTCTACGAGATCAACGCTGAGCTTACTATTCCACCTTCCAACGCGACACACGGCGATAAGGATCAAGATAGAGGATGGCATTATGCTGGAAAACTGCATCTGTCAGAACACTTTATGTGCTTTTCAACAACTCCTACTAGCTTTGTCCAATCCGCCAGTACTTCCACGTCAACCGCTTTCACTGGCCAGACACATGGCGGAGGCCCCAGCGGCAACGGCTTCACATTTCCATTATGTGCTATACGAAGAGTTGAGCGCCTGAATAGCCAGAACTTTCAG TTCGCACTAGCTCTGACCACCTGGAATGGTCTTCTCGCCGACACTCCTAAAGACAAGGACTCGAAGGACAAAAAGGACTTAAGAGAGCAACGTATTACAATACATCTTGCCGGGACCAGGCAGTCTTGCGAGCGTTTTTGTGATGGCCTCAAAAAAGGCCTAAGGGCAGGAGTTGGTAATGTAGCCAAGCTGCGACGAGTCGCTGCTGAGTGCTATTCTGAGCATCTCCTCAGAACCGAGGATAGGAAAAATGCCTCCCCACCAGACGCCGGCCTAGGAATGCTCTTCCGATACCCTGGCGACCCAAAGAAGCTACGGGACAGGGCGAAAATGCGCCTCTGGGCTGAGTATCTACGTGACAATGGTCGAAACTTTACCCTGATCCGCCAACCAACTTTCCACAAGCTCATTCGCGTTGGTCTGCCAAACCGGCTCAGAGGCGAGATTTGGGAACTCACATCTGGCTCGATTTATTTACGCCTGGAAAATCCAGCACTCTATACTGATACCCTGGCAAAGTTTGAAGGCCAAGAGTCGCTTGCTATCGATGAGATCGAAAAGGACCTCAACCGAAGTCTTCCAGAGTATCCAGGCTTCCAAAGCGAGGATGGAATCAACCGCCTACGTCGGGTATTAACTGCTTACAGTTGGGTCAATACCGAGGTCGGATATTGCCAAGCCATGAATATTGTCGTGGCCGCATTATTGATTTACATGTCTGAAGCCCAGgctttctttctcctctcaGCACTTTGCGACAGACTAGTTCCCGGGTATTACTCCACGACTATGTATGGAACCCTTCTTGATCAGAAGGTATTTGAGTCCTTGGTGGAGAGGACAATGCCCATCCTCTGGGATCATCTTGTCAAAAGCGACGTGCAGTTGTCTGTCGTCTCGCTCCCTTGGTTTCTGTCACTTTACATCAACTCGATGCCCCTTGTCTTTGCCTTCCGTGTTCTGGACGTTTTCTTCGTCGAAGGGCCAAAGGTACTGTTTCAGGTAGGGTTGGCAATCTTGCGCATCAATGGCGAGGAGTTGCTTGATGCGGCGGATGACGGGGCTTTCATTTCAGTTCTGAAGGCCTACTTCTCCCGCTTGGATGAGTCGGCTCACCCCAAGTCTGAAAATCCAAAGTTGCGTGCCGTGACACGATTCCAGGAACTGATGGTCGTGGCCTTCAAGGAGTTCGCAGGAATAACTCACAGCAGTATCACCGAGCTGCGTTTGAAGAATAAGGACGCCGTCCTCAATAATATTGAGAACTTTGCTAAGAGGACCGCTATTCGCAATCTGGGTCCCGAAAGCAAATTGTTAAGTACTGATGAGCTTGGTTCATTATACGATCGGTTCTACAATATCCTATACGAACGTCAGCAGAGGGACCATATGATTCAACAAGAGAAATTGCGGCGAGCGAGGTCAAGTAGGATGCGGGCATCTGAGATTTTCGCAACTCATCACGACGAAGTTGAAAAGGGACGCGTTGGATTAGGCCCAAGTACAAGCCTCATGGACTACGATGCATTCCGCGAATTTCTTGCAAGCATGTCAAAATGGGCTATATCGGATTCACCAGGTGCCACAAAGTATAGCAATTATGACGACCGTCAAAATATGTTTCACAGCGCCAGGCGGCCATCCGAACTAATGTCACCCTGGGGTGGAGGACCGGAGCCTGCTGATCACGAATTTTTGCAACGTTTATTCAAGAGGTGGGATGTGGATGGCAGCTCTGCCTTGACTCTTCAGAACGTTGTTACAGGTCTAGCGCAGATCAAAGGGAAACGTGACATTATGGGCACTATTACATACTTCTTCGAGTTATATGACGACGATAAGGACGGCAAGGTTGACCGTGAAGGTATCCTACGGATCTCAGAAGCTTTGTTGTTTCTGTCTCGTCGGGGTCTAGAGGGCACATTGAGTCCTGGAGCCTCCAGTGTCCTTGAAAGTGATTCAGCAAGCGGACAGGAATCACAAGCTAGCTTACCGCCTGGTATATCGACTAATGAGAGGTTCCTGGGAAGTGTGAGTGCTTTTATAAGGCGGTGTTTCGAGTACGCCGATCCAGCTAGCGGGCATAATGACACGGCCTTGGCAAAAccagatgatgaagactcgAGAAATGCGTTTGCTAtaggtgatgaggatgaggatgaggaagatgaagaagatctttTGGGCCCCGAATCTCCAACCGGAACCCCGACAAAGGCTAAGAAACCCAGCCTCTCATCGGAGAGTTCTCTCAGCACTGCTGACAACCACGATGCGGCCTCACGACGCAGGGTCTCGAAAGCCAAATCTGAGGCAGCAAATGCGGCGCTAGATCCTGCGCATCCTCTGCACCTTACATTACCAACCTTCCGCATGGTTGTTCTCGCGGATGAGTTACTAGAACAATTCTTTGAGTCGTCTTTCCCAGCTTCTTTCCACATCATCGAGGGGCTACCCAACACAACATCGTCAGCATCATCTCTTACAACATTCTCCAGTCTTGGATTTGGAGCTAGGCCTCCTATCCCCCCACCTGTCGGCCCTCCAGGAGCAGGCCGTGGCTTACGTGGCGTGCTCGATAACATCGTCACGGACGGAATGCGTGTCGCCACTGAGGTCAGAAGACGGATGGAGGAGGCTCAAAAGGAACTCGAGAAGAACGCTCTGCCCGGACAGCgacctgaagaagaagaagaagatgacgatgatctCGGAGTTGAAGTCGGCGTGAGAAAGGGACCTTCAGGTAGCAGCACCGACATCGAACGACGATCCGTGAGGAGCTCGGACCGGGATTTATTAGATGGGGCAGATGCAGAGGCTGGCGCGTTAAGCAAACCTCAAGAACAGAGTTTACTCGATGTGAACCCCAACGAAGGCAGGCCCCGTGCTGGTACCGCGACTTCGACGGGGTCGACTGGAGGATCGGCAGTGGTAGAGTTTGAAGGATAG